Proteins encoded in a region of the Scrofimicrobium sp. R131 genome:
- a CDS encoding pseudouridine synthase: MSKDPHQSDGIRLQKVLSQAGVASRRAAEEMILQGRITVDGQVVRKLGTRVDPQKQTIHADGELVITDPAKHIVLALNKPVGMVSTMSDPEGRPCLSDVLADYPERLYHVGRLDIDTSGLLLLTNDGELANRLSHPSYEVEKTYVARLHGEVRPGVRKQLLRGIELEDGPIKVDSFKIKEQYGDITTVEITVHEGRNRLVRRLMEEVGHPVRELVRVRFGPIRLERLQPGTVRRIKGNDLTALYKAVDL; the protein is encoded by the coding sequence ATGAGTAAGGACCCGCATCAGAGCGATGGGATTCGCCTGCAAAAGGTGCTCTCCCAAGCGGGGGTCGCCTCCCGGCGGGCCGCCGAAGAGATGATTCTTCAGGGCCGCATCACGGTGGACGGGCAGGTCGTGCGAAAGCTCGGGACCCGCGTCGATCCGCAGAAGCAAACGATTCACGCCGACGGGGAACTGGTGATTACCGACCCGGCGAAGCACATCGTCCTGGCGCTAAACAAGCCGGTCGGGATGGTTTCAACCATGTCGGACCCGGAGGGTCGCCCGTGCCTGAGCGACGTCCTGGCGGACTACCCGGAGCGGCTGTACCACGTGGGCCGGCTCGACATCGACACCTCCGGCCTGCTGCTCCTGACCAACGACGGGGAGCTGGCCAACCGTCTGTCCCACCCGTCCTACGAGGTAGAGAAAACTTACGTGGCGCGCCTTCACGGCGAAGTGCGGCCGGGCGTGCGGAAACAACTGCTGCGAGGGATTGAGCTGGAAGACGGCCCGATCAAAGTCGACAGCTTCAAGATCAAGGAGCAGTACGGCGACATCACCACGGTGGAAATCACCGTCCACGAGGGCCGCAACCGCCTGGTGCGCCGCCTGATGGAAGAGGTCGGCCACCCCGTGCGCGAGCTGGTTCGCGTCCGCTTCGGTCCGATCCGGCTGGAACGCCTCCAGCCCGGAACTGTCCGCCGAATCAAAGGGAACGACCTGACGGCGCTGTACAAAGCGGTGGATCTGTGA
- the scpB gene encoding SMC-Scp complex subunit ScpB translates to MNSILSALEAILMVVEEPVTTERLAEAVGITPAETELALEELQRDFDGQAPGSRMRGFELQRVAGGWRIYSRPRWASVVGRFVVGSDAAQLSQAALETLAIVAYRQPITRLQVSQVRGVNVDSVMRTLQARNLIEEEGTSETGAYRYRTTPYFLECMGFETLDELVPLAPFLPDAAAVAALTIEVEEKNE, encoded by the coding sequence GTGAACTCTATTCTTTCGGCGTTGGAGGCGATCCTGATGGTGGTGGAGGAGCCGGTCACCACCGAACGCCTGGCCGAGGCGGTGGGCATCACCCCGGCTGAAACCGAGTTGGCCCTTGAGGAGTTGCAGCGCGACTTCGATGGGCAGGCGCCCGGGTCGCGGATGCGCGGCTTCGAGCTGCAGCGGGTGGCCGGTGGGTGGAGAATCTACTCTCGCCCGCGTTGGGCCAGTGTTGTTGGTCGCTTTGTGGTCGGCTCGGATGCCGCCCAGTTGAGTCAGGCGGCCCTCGAAACGCTGGCGATTGTGGCTTACCGCCAGCCGATCACGCGGCTGCAGGTTTCCCAGGTTCGAGGGGTAAACGTGGACTCGGTGATGCGTACGCTGCAAGCCCGAAACCTGATCGAGGAGGAGGGCACCAGCGAGACCGGAGCCTACCGGTACCGGACCACGCCCTATTTCCTTGAATGCATGGGATTTGAGACACTAGACGAGCTGGTTCCGCTTGCGCCCTTCCTTCCGGATGCGGCGGCGGTGGCAGCATTGACCATTGAGGTGGAGGAAAAGAATGAGTAA
- a CDS encoding prephenate dehydrogenase, with amino-acid sequence MSSLLATTGPVLVWGTGLIGTSIALALRGGGVTVYLRDISPTSLALAADMGAGVPVDEVEEPTPALVVVAAPPDVAAGCVIEALREYPRAVVTDVASVKKNVEDAVEAAALDSDLSRYVGSHPMAGRERSGAGYAVQDLFYGQPWVIVPTARSAPESVLAVRNLAVDLGAVPLEMTPAAHDEAVAYVSHVPQLISSLLAGRLLAAPGEALALAGQGLRDTTRIASSDPRLWTAIIAGNAGPIARILDDLGDDLQLLVERLRRFDEGNPGAVGIISEVMTAGNRGQSRIPGKHGGAQRRWAEIEVMVPDQPGALAQLFGDFGTAEINIEDLTLEHASGRRFGIATIMVDPANLLQAVDELEARGWRILSSGGVE; translated from the coding sequence GTGAGTTCGCTGCTGGCCACGACCGGGCCGGTCCTCGTGTGGGGGACCGGCCTGATCGGTACCTCGATCGCGCTGGCTTTGCGTGGCGGCGGGGTGACGGTGTACCTGCGGGACATTTCCCCCACCTCCCTGGCATTGGCGGCGGATATGGGGGCGGGGGTCCCAGTGGACGAGGTGGAGGAGCCCACCCCGGCCCTGGTGGTCGTGGCTGCGCCGCCCGACGTGGCCGCCGGCTGCGTGATCGAAGCCCTGCGCGAGTACCCGCGGGCAGTGGTGACCGACGTCGCCTCGGTGAAGAAGAACGTGGAGGATGCGGTCGAGGCGGCCGCGCTGGACTCCGACCTGTCCCGCTACGTGGGCTCGCACCCGATGGCTGGGCGCGAGCGGTCCGGGGCTGGCTACGCCGTGCAGGACCTGTTCTACGGCCAACCCTGGGTGATTGTCCCCACCGCTCGGAGCGCCCCCGAGTCGGTCCTGGCCGTCCGGAACCTAGCGGTCGACCTGGGGGCCGTGCCCCTCGAGATGACCCCGGCCGCACATGACGAAGCGGTAGCTTACGTGTCGCACGTGCCGCAGCTGATCTCCTCGCTGCTGGCCGGCCGACTGCTGGCTGCGCCCGGAGAGGCCCTCGCGTTGGCTGGGCAGGGGTTGCGTGACACCACCCGGATTGCCTCCTCTGACCCGCGCCTATGGACCGCCATTATTGCCGGGAACGCGGGGCCGATCGCGCGGATCCTGGACGACCTGGGGGATGACCTGCAACTGTTGGTCGAGCGCCTCCGCCGGTTTGACGAGGGGAACCCCGGGGCGGTCGGCATCATTAGCGAGGTGATGACGGCCGGAAACCGGGGCCAGTCCCGGATCCCCGGTAAACACGGCGGCGCCCAACGACGGTGGGCCGAGATTGAAGTGATGGTTCCCGATCAACCGGGCGCGCTGGCTCAACTCTTTGGAGACTTCGGCACCGCCGAAATCAACATCGAGGACCTAACCCTGGAGCACGCTTCGGGCCGGCGCTTCGGGATTGCCACCATCATGGTGGACCCGGCGAACCTGTTGCAGGCGGTGGACGAGTTGGAAGCACGTGGTTGGAGAATCCTCAGTAGCGGGGGTGTGGAGTGA
- a CDS encoding ScpA family protein, translated as MARPPSTPAELDAFQVELEVFQGPFDLLLQLIARRQLDITEIALAQVTDEFIAHMRRVPDLSTTTEFLVVAATLLEMKAAQLLPQTERDPGVDEDLSARDLLFSRLLQYRAFKGVAETIRERLSQQRLAVPRSVPLEPQFAQLLPELVWQTTPEQLAALALGVLAEKPRPDQAQHVNRPGASLEEELAIVEKRLRRGREATFADLVQDAANVAVVVTRFLAVLELYRRGDVQFTQPQELGPLTIRWEAPS; from the coding sequence GTGGCGAGGCCCCCTAGTACTCCGGCCGAGCTGGACGCCTTCCAGGTCGAGCTGGAAGTCTTTCAAGGCCCATTCGATCTGCTGCTGCAGTTGATAGCCCGGCGCCAGCTAGACATTACCGAGATTGCGTTGGCCCAGGTGACCGACGAGTTCATCGCTCACATGCGCCGGGTGCCGGACCTGTCTACCACCACCGAGTTTTTGGTGGTGGCCGCCACCCTGCTGGAGATGAAGGCGGCCCAACTGCTGCCGCAGACCGAGCGCGACCCGGGAGTGGATGAGGACCTGTCGGCTCGGGACCTGCTGTTCTCCCGGTTGCTCCAGTACCGCGCCTTCAAGGGGGTGGCCGAAACTATTCGGGAGCGGTTGAGCCAGCAGCGGCTAGCCGTCCCCCGATCCGTTCCCCTGGAGCCGCAGTTTGCCCAACTGTTGCCGGAGTTGGTCTGGCAGACCACGCCGGAACAACTGGCGGCCCTGGCGCTGGGAGTTTTGGCGGAGAAGCCTCGCCCGGATCAGGCGCAACACGTGAACCGTCCGGGCGCCTCGCTGGAAGAAGAACTGGCCATTGTGGAGAAACGCCTGCGGCGCGGGCGGGAGGCCACCTTCGCGGACCTGGTCCAGGACGCCGCCAACGTGGCGGTGGTGGTAACCCGGTTCTTGGCGGTGTTGGAGCTGTACCGGCGCGGCGACGTTCAGTTCACCCAACCCCAGGAGCTGGGTCCGTTGACGATTAGGTGGGAGGCCCCCTCGTGA